One part of the Flavobacterium johnsoniae UW101 genome encodes these proteins:
- the yidD gene encoding membrane protein insertion efficiency factor YidD, whose product MKVITPFVLLVRFYQTAISPFTPASCRFEPTCSTYMIQALQIHGLFYGGYLGMKRILSCHPWGRTGYDPVPEKKCSHKH is encoded by the coding sequence ATGAAAGTCATTACGCCATTTGTTTTATTAGTACGCTTTTATCAAACTGCGATTTCACCTTTTACACCTGCTTCATGCAGATTTGAACCTACGTGTTCAACGTACATGATTCAGGCGCTGCAGATTCACGGATTATTTTACGGAGGCTATTTGGGAATGAAACGAATTTTAAGCTGTCATCCGTGGGGAAGGACAGGTTACGATCCCGTTCCAGAAAAGAAATGTTCACACAAACATTAA